In Mercurialis annua linkage group LG5, ddMerAnnu1.2, whole genome shotgun sequence, a single genomic region encodes these proteins:
- the LOC126682468 gene encoding uncharacterized protein LOC126682468 — protein MSADWGPVVVAVGLFILLSPGLLFQLPARTRVVEFGNMNTSGIAILIHAVIYFCIVTILVVAIGIHIHVH, from the coding sequence atgagtgCTGATTGGGGGCCGGTTGTTGTAGCAGTGGGGTTGTTTATATTATTGTCACCAGGGCTATTATTTCAGCTACCAGCAAGAACAAGAGTTGTAGAATTTGGGAACATGAATACAAGTGGGATTGCTATTCTCATTCATGCTGTAATTTACTTTTGCATTGTCACTATTTTAGTTGTTGCTATTGGTATTCATATACATGTTCATTAA
- the LOC126683095 gene encoding uncharacterized protein LOC126683095, whose amino-acid sequence MADWGPVVIAVVLFVVLSPGVLFQLPGNSRVVEFANMQTSGVSMLVHTIIFFGLITIFLIAVGVHITTG is encoded by the coding sequence ATGGCGGATTGGGGGCCGGTGGTTATAGCGGTGGTTCTGTTCGTGGTGTTATCGCCGGGCGTTCTGTTTCAGCTGCCGGGGAATAGCAGAGTGGTTGAGTTTGCGAATATGCAAACAAGTGGAGTTTCTATGTTGGTCCATACTATCATCTTCTTTGGCCTCATCACCATTTTTCTTATTGCCGTTGGTGTACACATCACTACCGGATGA
- the LOC126682351 gene encoding uncharacterized protein LOC126682351, protein MDSSRKRRGFIKGKLMPFYRSSKPTSTTTTNVVNQYSSKVIKPSQSNSASATYIVHHHHHHHHHQDYNIVAPPKQKVSFIVPAAADHQKNRADKLLSQLDKLYGMDESVDLKTATYISSVQERFKLERSNSERVKVEDKK, encoded by the coding sequence ATGGATTCGAGCAGAAAGCGCCGAGGTTTCATCAAAGGCAAATTGATGCCATTTTATCGATCATCGAAGCCTACGAGTACTACGACAACTAATGTTGTCAATCAATATAGTAGCAAAGTGATTAAGCCAAGCCAATCGAATTCTGCTTCCGCAACTTATATTGTACATCATCAccaccaccatcatcatcatcaggaCTATAATATTGTTGCTCCACCGAAGCAGAAGGTGTCGTTTATAGTTCCGGCTGCAGCTGATCATCAGAAGAATCGCGCCGATAAATTGTTAAGCCAGTTGGATAAATTGTATGGGATGGATGAGAGTGTGGATTTGAAAACTGCTACTTATATCTCTTCTGTTCAAGAACGGTTTAAGCTTGAACGTAGCAACTCCGAACGAGTCAAAGTCGAAGATAAGAAGTGA